A single region of the Arthrobacter sp. PAMC25564 genome encodes:
- a CDS encoding ATP-binding protein, whose amino-acid sequence MTAELQDSLFSLDEQADDAGTPPGFRLHRLELLNWGTFHQGIRTFRLDGANSLLTGDIGSGKSTVVDAITTLLLPANKIEYNKAAGAQKKERSLMSYVRGFHKSTRSTGGEYSKPVALRGTGTLTVVLGVFHNAVLGKSVTLAVTLWAMQEAGQPNRFYSLAEADQSIAADFAHFGQDPAKLKKKLRAAGAAVHDSFDPYAAAFKRQFGISGNQAMELFHRTVSMKQVENITHFVRTNMLEEDDVAARIGNLIHHFDDLKKAHDAVLRAKDQIGLLTPIKEGSAQHARLSLEDELARAQRDQLHPWFTDQRLKLSLEHQAELEGTGVRLREDGSKLSTAITALRHDLSAVKEDIRSNGGGRLAAIDAEATRLAEESRTQRQRFENYTEAAAGLGLQVPEDRVLFDANRARLAAVEAELGENSRGLQESRTALTIERTTLTERAAEIGAELTSLQSRPNLLPRPQLELRRRLCDGTGIPENALPYAGELLRVRDGEAEWEGAAERTLHGFALSLLVPSEHYAAVSKWVDTNNLRGRLVYLKIGESHSPRAAEPGTLAAKIAIKQGTPFRDFLLDELSSRFDYFCCENLEDFRRYPKALTLNGQLKGGRGRHEKDDRKDLADRRNYVLGWDNQDKVTRFLAEQDEVRGQLQGNTARLGKVDHYLGALGRQNQQLGTVRSVTDFAEISWQLTARRIEDLKTEKSELESASDVLQQLAAKETEMAGRLGRLEDQANKLQQRIGANEEAAKEIAAALEECASVLAEQPLTDDDGVLAAVAKLAAGALGDKPLTYKNTAAVESTVRAGLTDIIDALVKRIARTAETTVRLMADFRNRYPNETTEIDAALEAAGDYNKLLEQLQDNDLPRFEAHFKDSLNQNTIHEVVAFNAFLDSRRQDIVNRIGEINLSLAGIEYNPGRHIQLEHQNSTDLDVRQFGIDLRACSEGTIGDEEQYSEQKYLQVARLIERFRGRDGYTTLDERWTAKVTDVRNWFTFSASEKWTETGEEFEHFTDSGGKSGGQKEKLAYTILAAALAFQFGLGSGQGAGKNAGNGRSFRFVVIDEAFGRGSDESARYGLELFQRMKLQLLIVTPLQKIHVIEPFVAHVGFVANTNGDDSQLRNMTIQEYRDERDRRA is encoded by the coding sequence ATGACGGCCGAGCTGCAGGACAGCCTTTTCAGCCTGGATGAACAAGCGGACGACGCCGGTACTCCCCCGGGCTTCCGGCTGCACCGCCTGGAGCTGCTCAACTGGGGCACCTTCCATCAGGGGATCCGCACCTTCCGGCTGGACGGCGCCAACAGCCTCCTGACCGGTGACATCGGCTCGGGAAAGTCCACCGTGGTGGACGCGATCACCACCCTGCTGCTGCCGGCGAACAAGATCGAGTACAACAAGGCCGCGGGCGCGCAGAAGAAGGAACGCAGCCTGATGTCCTATGTCCGGGGCTTCCACAAGAGCACCCGCAGCACGGGCGGTGAATACTCCAAGCCGGTGGCACTGCGCGGGACGGGAACCCTCACCGTGGTGCTCGGCGTCTTCCACAACGCGGTGCTGGGCAAATCCGTCACCCTGGCCGTCACGCTCTGGGCCATGCAGGAGGCGGGCCAGCCCAACCGGTTCTACTCACTGGCCGAGGCGGACCAGTCCATCGCGGCGGACTTCGCGCACTTCGGCCAGGATCCGGCGAAGCTGAAGAAGAAGCTCCGTGCCGCGGGCGCGGCCGTCCATGACTCCTTCGACCCCTACGCGGCGGCGTTCAAGCGGCAGTTCGGCATCAGCGGGAACCAGGCCATGGAGCTGTTCCACCGCACCGTGTCCATGAAGCAGGTGGAGAACATCACCCACTTCGTGCGCACCAACATGCTCGAGGAAGACGATGTGGCGGCGCGGATCGGCAACCTCATCCACCACTTCGACGATCTGAAGAAGGCGCACGACGCCGTGCTCCGGGCCAAGGACCAGATCGGCCTGCTGACGCCCATAAAGGAGGGCTCCGCCCAGCACGCCCGGCTGAGCCTTGAGGACGAACTCGCCCGGGCACAGCGGGACCAGCTCCACCCCTGGTTCACGGACCAGCGGCTGAAGCTGAGCCTGGAACACCAGGCGGAACTGGAGGGTACCGGAGTCCGGCTGCGGGAGGACGGCAGCAAGCTGTCCACGGCGATCACCGCGCTGCGCCACGACCTCTCCGCAGTCAAGGAGGACATCCGCAGCAACGGCGGCGGCCGGCTGGCCGCCATCGATGCCGAGGCCACGCGCCTCGCCGAGGAATCACGCACCCAGCGGCAGCGCTTCGAGAACTACACCGAAGCGGCCGCCGGCCTGGGCCTGCAGGTCCCGGAGGACCGGGTGCTGTTCGACGCCAACCGCGCCCGGCTCGCCGCGGTGGAAGCGGAGCTCGGCGAGAACTCCCGCGGGCTGCAGGAAAGCCGCACCGCGCTGACCATCGAGCGGACCACGCTCACCGAGCGCGCCGCCGAGATCGGCGCCGAACTGACCAGCCTGCAGTCCCGCCCCAACCTGCTGCCGCGGCCCCAACTGGAGCTCCGCCGTCGTCTGTGTGACGGAACCGGGATTCCGGAAAACGCGCTGCCCTACGCCGGCGAGCTGCTGCGGGTCCGCGACGGGGAAGCCGAGTGGGAGGGCGCCGCGGAACGCACCCTCCACGGCTTCGCGCTCTCCCTGCTGGTGCCCTCCGAGCATTATGCGGCCGTGAGCAAGTGGGTGGATACCAACAACCTCCGTGGCCGGCTGGTGTACCTGAAGATCGGCGAGTCGCATTCGCCCAGGGCAGCCGAACCGGGAACACTGGCGGCCAAAATCGCGATCAAGCAGGGCACCCCGTTCCGCGACTTCCTCCTCGACGAGCTCAGCAGCCGGTTCGACTACTTCTGCTGCGAAAACCTGGAGGACTTCCGCCGCTACCCGAAGGCCCTGACCCTCAACGGCCAGCTCAAGGGCGGCCGCGGCCGGCATGAGAAGGACGACCGCAAGGACCTGGCCGACCGCCGCAACTATGTGCTCGGCTGGGACAACCAGGACAAGGTCACCCGCTTCCTCGCCGAGCAGGATGAGGTCCGGGGCCAGCTCCAGGGCAACACCGCCCGGCTCGGGAAGGTGGACCACTACCTTGGCGCGCTCGGCAGGCAGAACCAGCAGCTCGGCACGGTCCGGTCCGTAACGGATTTCGCCGAGATCAGCTGGCAGCTCACCGCCCGCCGCATCGAGGACCTCAAGACGGAGAAAAGCGAGCTCGAGTCCGCCAGCGATGTCCTGCAGCAGCTGGCCGCCAAGGAGACGGAGATGGCCGGGCGGCTGGGGCGTCTGGAAGACCAGGCGAACAAACTCCAGCAACGCATCGGCGCCAACGAGGAAGCGGCCAAGGAGATCGCCGCCGCGCTCGAGGAGTGCGCGTCCGTGCTGGCTGAGCAGCCCTTGACGGACGACGACGGCGTGCTGGCCGCCGTCGCGAAGCTCGCCGCCGGTGCGCTCGGGGACAAGCCGCTGACGTACAAAAACACCGCGGCGGTGGAAAGCACCGTACGGGCCGGGCTGACGGACATCATCGATGCCCTGGTGAAGCGGATCGCCCGCACGGCGGAAACCACGGTGCGGCTGATGGCCGATTTCCGCAACAGGTACCCGAATGAGACCACCGAAATCGACGCCGCCCTCGAGGCCGCCGGGGACTACAACAAGCTCCTGGAGCAGCTGCAAGACAACGACCTTCCCCGCTTCGAAGCCCACTTCAAGGACTCGCTCAACCAGAACACCATCCACGAAGTGGTGGCGTTCAATGCCTTCCTGGACAGCCGCCGGCAGGACATCGTGAACCGGATCGGCGAGATCAACCTCTCGCTGGCCGGGATCGAATACAACCCCGGCCGGCACATCCAGCTGGAGCACCAGAACAGCACCGACCTGGACGTCCGCCAGTTCGGCATCGACCTGCGGGCCTGTTCGGAAGGGACCATCGGGGACGAGGAGCAGTACTCGGAGCAGAAGTACCTGCAGGTGGCGAGGCTGATCGAGCGTTTCCGCGGCCGGGACGGCTACACCACGCTGGATGAACGCTGGACGGCCAAGGTCACGGATGTGCGGAACTGGTTCACGTTCTCCGCGTCCGAAAAGTGGACCGAGACCGGCGAGGAGTTCGAACATTTCACCGACTCGGGCGGAAAATCCGGCGGCCAGAAGGAGAAGCTCGCCTACACCATCCTCGCCGCCGCACTGGCGTTCCAGTTCGGCCTGGGCTCCGGGCAGGGCGCCGGAAAGAACGCCGGCAACGGCCGCAGCTTCCGGTTCGTCGTCATCGATGAGGCCTTCGGCCGCGGATCCGACGAGTCCGCCCGGTACGGGCTGGAGCTGTTCCAGCGGATGAAGCTGCAGCTGCTGATCGTCACTCCCCTGCAGAAAATCCACGTGATCGAACCGTTTGTGGCCCATGTGGGCTTCGTGGCCAACACCAACGGCGACGACTCGCAGCTGCGGAACATGACCATCCAGGAATACCGGGACGAACGGGACCGGCGTGCCTAA